A genomic stretch from Engraulis encrasicolus isolate BLACKSEA-1 chromosome 10, IST_EnEncr_1.0, whole genome shotgun sequence includes:
- the si:ch211-112c15.8 gene encoding tumor necrosis factor receptor superfamily member 1A produces MMKLMNVSVWLISMSVVLTIITAHPSDLKHCDGFLISNTTCCRKCPDGEYGLSRKDSECPEDTVIWHWDQRCGTFKYPEACRDCSRCDTDNNQVEKKECKTKHNRECKCKDGFDNKGSDGNPICIENKTKSKTKTICSRGEFMDQNGKCAHCQREHCRKPECNGTHICSEEGNGVVEKELPIWLIVVTPVMTVLLGIVCVGLMVTVQRRRTPFRNGEEVNGKLPTHHDQNAFQIRQMPITRLNGGDHSFDPLLKPIPRDMMATAPVLDVPVQPSEDGQMNTYPKLLMTNECREGLFPLAPLQNRQQPYATQHHEPQVLYAIIKEVPVRRWKEFLRLLSVPDEEMERVELEPGISYLERQYQMLRLWSQGRNADLRHIDSTLRAMNLTSCADNVQEKLQGVLQTMLLSPTEQA; encoded by the exons ATGATGAAATTAATGAACGTTTCTGTTTGGTTAATATCAATGTCAGTG GTTTTGACAATCATAACGGCTCATCCTTCGGACTTAAAACATTGCGATGGATTTCTCATTTCCAACACAACGTGCTGTAGGAAGTGTCCAGACG GTGAATATGGACTCAGCAGGAAAGATTCTGAATGTCCAGAGGATACTGTGATCTGGCACTGGGACCAACGCTGTGGGACATTTAAGTACCCGGAGGCCTGCAGGGACTGTTCACGGTGTGACACGGATA ATAACCAAGTTGAGAAGAAGGaatgtaaaaccaaacacaaccgTGAATGCAAATGTAAAGATGGATTTGACAATAAAGGAAGTGATGGTAACCCTATATGCATTGAGAACAAAacgaaaagcaaaacaaaaactatAT GTAGTCGGGGTGAGTTCATGGATCAAAATGGAAAGTGTGCACATTGCCAAAG AGAACACTGTAGAAAACCAGAGTGTAACGGTACACACATCTGTTCCGAAGAAG GAAATGGAGTTGTTGAAAAAGAGCTGCCCATCTGGCTGATTGTGGTCACCCCGGTGATGACTGTACTGCTGGGGATCGTATGCGTCGGCCTCATGGTGACTGTTCAGCGCCGTAGAACACCCTTCCGGAATGGTGAGGAAGTCAATGGAAAGCTGCCTACTCATCATGACCAGAACGCATTTCAAATTAGACAGATGCCCATCACACGGTTGAACGGAGGAG ATCATTCCTTTGATCCTCTGTTGAAACCCATTCCACGG gacATGATGGCAACAGCACCTGTTCTGGACGTCCCTGTGCAGCCTTCGGAGGACGGCCAGATGAACACCTACCCCAAACTCCTGATGACGAACGAGTGTAGGGAAGGTCTCTTCCCCTTGGCCCCTCTCCAGAACAGGCAGCAGCCTT atGCCACCCAACACCACGAGCCTCAGGTGCTCTACGCCATCATCAAGGAGGTCCCCGTGCGGCGCTGGAAGGAGTTCCTGCGGCTGCTGTCGGTGCCGGACGAGGAGATGGAGCGCGTGGAGCTGGAACCGGGCATCTCCTACCTGGAGCGCCAGTACCAGATGCTGCGCCTCTGGAGCCAGGGCaggaacgcagacctccgccacaTAGACTCCACCCTTAGGGCCATGAACCTGACCAGCTGCGCTGACAACGTGCAGGAAAAACTACAGGGGGTCTTACAAACCATGCTGCTATCGCCGACTGAACAAGCATGA